From the genome of Streptomyces sp. NBC_00659, one region includes:
- a CDS encoding DAPG hydrolase family protein → MLYELSTADRAALPADRITRPGYEHLESGWTRLSSGVVMVGVLTPMPGVTAKMWDWWFGWHSTESARYKLWFPDAHQYAALGEDRSADRTLTDRQRYIGNVSYVDEYIGGRLQKLAIRFLDPEKMGIPASSGTTHICARVTLSTHPVAIGWLIHQVRPTDDGAEMRSRFFLNDTGILDLPACSLSPSAGGRALASPWGAASAVPRCPSSRRA, encoded by the coding sequence ATGCTGTACGAGCTGAGCACCGCTGACCGTGCGGCTCTTCCGGCCGACCGGATCACCCGGCCCGGCTACGAGCACCTGGAGAGCGGCTGGACCCGACTGTCCAGCGGCGTGGTCATGGTCGGCGTCCTGACGCCCATGCCCGGCGTCACCGCAAAGATGTGGGACTGGTGGTTCGGCTGGCACAGCACGGAGAGCGCCCGCTACAAACTGTGGTTCCCCGACGCCCACCAGTACGCGGCGCTCGGGGAGGACCGCAGCGCGGACCGGACCCTGACCGACCGGCAGCGCTACATCGGCAACGTTTCCTACGTCGACGAGTACATCGGCGGCCGTCTCCAGAAGCTGGCCATCCGGTTCCTCGATCCGGAGAAGATGGGCATCCCCGCATCGTCCGGTACCACGCACATCTGCGCCCGGGTCACCCTCAGCACCCACCCCGTCGCGATCGGCTGGCTCATCCACCAGGTACGCCCGACCGACGACGGAGCCGAGATGCGGTCCCGGTTCTTCCTCAACGACACCGGCATCCTCGACCTCCCCGCCTGCTCGTTGTCGCCGTCCGCCGGCGGGCGGGCGCTCGCCTCCCCCTGGGGCGCCGCATCGGCCGTACCCCGCTGCCCGTCCTCGCGCCGCGCCTGA